A part of Eschrichtius robustus isolate mEscRob2 chromosome 20, mEscRob2.pri, whole genome shotgun sequence genomic DNA contains:
- the LOC137754204 gene encoding LOW QUALITY PROTEIN: keratin, type I cuticular Ha3-I-like (The sequence of the model RefSeq protein was modified relative to this genomic sequence to represent the inferred CDS: substituted 2 bases at 2 genomic stop codons), with amino-acid sequence MPYSCSLPNLSCCSSCFSRPCVPPSCHGSTLPGACNIPANVGNSSWSCEGSFNGNEKETMQFLNGRLASYLEKVRQLERENAELECRIRERSQQQDPLVCPNYQSYFRTIEELQQKLRRWQSDNARLVVQIDNTKLASDDFRTKYETEVSLRQLVEADLNSLGRILDELTLCKSDLEAQVESLKEELICLKXNHEQEANSLRSQLGDRLNVEVDAVPTEDLNRVLNETRCQYEALVESNRRDVEEWFTRQTEELNGQVVSSSEQLQSYQLEITELRRTVHALEVELQAQHNLRDSLESTLTEIEARYSSQLAQVQGLIGXVEAQLAEIRRDLERQNQEYRVLLDVRARLEGEINTYRGLLESEDCKLPCNPCATTNACEKPIGPCVSNPCDPHTWCGPCNTFVH; translated from the exons ATGCCTTACAGCTGCTCCTTGCCCAACCTGAGCTGTTGCTCCAGCTGCTTCTCCCGGCCCTGCGTGCCCCCCAGCTGCCACGGCTCCACCCTGCCCGGGGCCTGCAACATCCCCGCCAACGTGGGCAACAGCAGCTGGTCCTGCGAGGGCTCCTTCAACGGCAATGAGAAGGAGACCATGCAGTTCCTGAACGGCCGGCTGGCCAGCTACCTGGAGAAGGTGCGCCAGCTGGAGCGGGAGAACGCGGAGCTGGAGTGCCGCATCCGGGAGCGGAGCCAGCAACAAGACCCCCTTGTGTGCCCCAACTACCAGTCCTACTTCCGGACCATTGAGGAGCTCCAGCAGAAGTTGAGGCGGTGG CAGTCTGACAACGCCAGGCTGGTGGTGCAGATTGACAACACCAAGCTGGCCTCAGATGACTTCAGGACCAA GTATGAGACAGAGGTGTCCTTGAGGCAGCTGGTGGAGGCAGACCTGAACAGCCTGGGCAGGATCCTGGACGAGCTGACCCTGTGCAAGTCTGACCTGGAGGCCCAGGTGGAGTCCCTGAAGGAGGAGCTGATCTGCCTCAAGTAGAACCATGAGCAG gaagccaACTCCCTGCGGAGCCAGCTTGGAGACCGCCTCAACGTGGAGGTGGACGCCGTCCCCACCGAGGACCTGAACCGCGTGCTCAACGAGACCAGGTGTCAGTACGAGGCCCTGGTGGAGAGCAACCGCAGGGACGTGGAGGAATGGTTCACCAGGCAG ACCGAGGAGCTGAACGGGCAGGTGGTGTCCAGCTCGGAGCAGCTGCAGTCCTACCAGCTGGAGATCACTGAGCTGAGACGCACGGTCCATGCCCTGGAGGTGGAGCTGCAGGCCCAGCACAACCTG AGAGACTCTCTGGAGAGCACCCTGACGGAGATAGAGGCCCGCTACAGCTCCCAGCTGGCCCAGGTGCAGGGCCTGATCGGCTAAGTGGAGGCCCAGCTGGCGGAGATCAGGAGGGACCTGGAGCGGCAGAACCAGGAGTACCGGGTGCTGCTGGATGTCCGGGCCCGGCTGGAGGGTGAGATCAACACGTACCGGGGGCTGCTGGAGAGCGAGGACTGCAA GCTCCCCTgcaacccatgtgccacaaccaatGCATGTGAAAAGCCCATCGGGCCCTGTGTCTCCAATCCTTGTGACCCACACACTTGGTGTGGGCCTTGCAACACCTTTGTGCACTAG